The genomic DNA GGAGGCCGAGACGGCCCGGTTGCAGGCCGAGACGCAGAACCTCGAACGGTTCCGGTCGGATTTCTTTGGCGAGTTGCGCGGCGTGGTCGAAGGGCTGGACGGCGTGCAGATTGCGGGGGACCGCTTCGTCTTTTCGTCAGAGGTCCTGTTTGGTCCGGGTGATGCGACTCTTTCGGTGCGGGGCCGCGCAGAGATCGCGAAGGTTGCGACGATCCTGCGGCAGATCGCGGACCGGATCCCGCCCGACATCGACTGGATCATTCGCGTGGACGGTCACACGGACACGACGCCGCTGTCCGGCAACGGACGGTTCGCTGACAACTGGGAGCTGTCGCAGGCGCGTGCGCTGTCCGTGGTCAGGTATATGGAAACGCTTGGGATTGCGCCGAACCGGATGTCGGCCAACGGCTTTGCCGAGTTCCAGCCGCTGAACCCGGCCGACACGGCAGAGGCGCGCGCCCAGAACCGGCGGATCGAGCTGAAGCTGACGGAGCGCTAGTTCAGAACGACTTGCGTGGTCTGAACGTCCAGCGTCGTGCCGTCCCGGCGCAGTTCGACTGTTCCTGTGTAGTCGCCGGCCGGCCAGCCGCCGGACGGTGTGCGCCGGCCACCGGCGCGGAAGAGTTGCGCCTGGGTGCGATCGAGCGTCTGTGTATCGGCGAAGACCTCTCCCTTTGGGCCGCGGATCGTCAGGGTCAGCGTGTCGCCGGACCGCGCGCCGTAGGCAAAGCCCCAGAGGACGAGGCCGGGCGCCGCCTTTGGCAAGGTGTCGCGTCCTGCGGTGCCGTCCTTGATGGCGTCAAATGCGGGCACCGCGTCGCTGAACCCCGCGCCGATGAGGCCGCCGGGGGGGAAGGGGACGGAGTCGTTCCAGAGGGCCCGCGCAGGTGTCGTGCCGCAGGTCGTCAGAGTGTCAGGGGCGAAGGGATCGATCACGGCGCCGTCGTGGCGCACCGAAAGGTGGACGTGGGGAAACTGGGTCTGGCCTGACAGGCCGACCTGTCCCAGCACCTGTCCCATGGCGACCGTCTGACCGGGCTGGACGACGACAGAGCCTTGTTTCATGTGACAATACTGCGTTTCCCAGCCATCGCCGTGGCTGACGACCAGCCCATTGCCACATTCGCGGTCCGAGACATCCGGCGCGCCGGGGGTGCCTTGCAGGATATCCGCCATGTCGTTGCGCACGCCGCGCACGGTGCCGGGGGCAGAGGCCAGAACATCGACGCCTTCGGCCTGCATCGCGAGGGAGGGGAGGGCGAAATCCGTGCCCTTGTGGCCATCGTAGCTGAGCGTGCCGCAGGAGAAGTCCTGCACGCCGGGACCGGGGTCGTGATCCACACCCTGCTGGATGTAGCAGGTCTGCGTCAGGTCGCAGGCAATCGGGGGGGCCAAAAGAATATCCCCCGCAGCCGATGTGGCTGCGAGGGACAGGAGGGTTATCGCGGCAGTGCGGATCACTCGGCGGTCAGCAAGGGGGGCTTCTTGCCGGTGATCTTGGCCTGTTCGGGCGCCTCGAACGTCAGGTGAAGTTGCTTGTCCTTCACGCCGACCTTGACGAGACCACCCTTGACCAGCTTGCCGAAGAGCAGTTCTTCGGCCAGCGGCTTCTTGATGTGCTCCTGGATCACGCGGCCCAGCGGGCGGGCGCCCATCTTGGCATCGTAGCCCTTGTCGGCCAGCCACGTGGCGGCAGCCGGCGTCAGTTCGATGTGCACGTTGCGGTCGATCAGCTGTGCTTCAAGTTGCAGCACGAACTTTTCGACCACCTTCATGATGACCTCTTTCGGCAGCGCGCCAAAGCTGATGATCGCGTCCAGACGGTTACGGAATTCGGGCGTGAAGATCCGCTCGATTGCTGCCGTATCCTCGCCTTCGCGCGTTTCACGACCGAAGCCCATCGCGTTCTTGCCCATCTCGGACGCGCCCGCGTTGGAGGTCATGATCAGGATCACGTTGCGGAAGTCTGTAGTCCGGCCGTTGTGGTCGGTCAGTTTCCCGTGGTCCATCACCTGCAGCAGGATGTTGTAGACATCCGGGTGCGCTTTTTCCATCTCGTCCAGCAGCAGCACGCAGTGCGGGTTCTGGTCGACACCGTCGGTCAGCATGCCGCCCTGATCGAAGCCGACATAGCCCGGAGGCGCACCGATCAGACGCGAAACCGCGTGCTTCTCCATGTACTCGGACATATCGAACCGGATCAGTTCCACACCCAGCGTATCTGCCAGTTGCTTGGCCACCTCGGTCTTGCCCACGCCGGTCGGACCCGCGAACAGGTAGTTGCCGATGGGCTTTTCCGGCTCGCGCAGGCCGGCACGGGCCAGCTTGATCGCCGACGACAGCGCCTCGATCGCCTTGTCTTGACCGAAGACCACGCGCTTCAGCGACCCTTCGAGATCCTTCAACACCTCTGCGTCGTCCTTGCTGACGTTCTTCGGTGGGATGCGGGCGATCTTGGCGACGACGCTTTCGATCTCCTTCACGCCGATGGTCTTGCGACGCTTGGATTCAGC from Loktanella sp. M215 includes the following:
- a CDS encoding M23 family metallopeptidase, with protein sequence MAPPIACDLTQTCYIQQGVDHDPGPGVQDFSCGTLSYDGHKGTDFALPSLAMQAEGVDVLASAPGTVRGVRNDMADILQGTPGAPDVSDRECGNGLVVSHGDGWETQYCHMKQGSVVVQPGQTVAMGQVLGQVGLSGQTQFPHVHLSVRHDGAVIDPFAPDTLTTCGTTPARALWNDSVPFPPGGLIGAGFSDAVPAFDAIKDGTAGRDTLPKAAPGLVLWGFAYGARSGDTLTLTIRGPKGEVFADTQTLDRTQAQLFRAGGRRTPSGGWPAGDYTGTVELRRDGTTLDVQTTQVVLN